Within Kiritimatiellia bacterium, the genomic segment GGGAATACCACCAGGTCGCTGAGCGGAAGGACCGGCAAGAGTTCCGGCGGAGTCCCCGATTGGGCCTCACGGCTGCCTTCCGCGGATGGCGGGGACGGCTGCGGTGTTTCGGTCTTCGACGGATCGGCGCTCACGGCTCGGTTCCCAGTCGGATCTTCGCATACGCCGTGCGAGCGGCGGCCCGAGGAAGCGTGACGGTGAGCATTCCTTGCTGCATCGTCGCGCGAGACCGGTCGCCATCCACCGGAAACGGCAAAGGGATCACGCGCTCGAAGGGGCCAAAATCGATTTCCATCTGCCGATATCGATAACCGGTGGTCGGCTGCCCGGCGTGGAGCTCTCTGCGGACGCCCCGTACGAGCAAAGCGCGGTCGTCGACAACCAGTTCAATGGAATCCGGAGGGACGCCGGCGATCTCGACCCGGACAACCAACCCTTCCGGCCCCTCGAAGACATCCGCATTCGGAGCCCAGGGCGGATTCGGCGACCAAATCGATTCCCGAGACTCCTGCGAACGTGTTTGCTCTACATACTGCTTCCACTGCAAAAACAACGCGCGAGGCATGCCTTCACTTTATTGCGCCTGCCATGACTTGCCAACGGCAAATCGGGCAGCGGCTCTACAGAATCCAAGCATCCAGGGAGCTTCCGGCTGGATCGACTTGCAGGATCTCTGCGGTCGATGTCTCTGACTTATTGGTTGTGTTCGGCCTCCACTCCATCGGGTCGGGCCGAAGGGATGGCTTTTGCCTAGGTGATCGCGAGACGAACGCCGAGGTCGAGAGCCAGATGCGCGGTTTGCGGCTGTGAAGGTGCGCCGGATGGCGTCAGCAGCGGATGATTCGCGATGGAATAAGCGGCTCGAATCCGCCGTGCCCCCTGTCTGGCGGCATGTGCAGATTCGGGACTGAATCTTCCGCCGCGTTCATCGGCTCATGCTCAAGGCTCGCAAGCGCTTTCGGCACGACAGATAAGGAACGAAGCCTCTGCGGTATCACTCCACCGAACATTCCTCCGGCTTTAGGTTCTCGAAGCGTGTTTACGCCCGACGGTTCAGCCAGGAGCTTAGAGCATTTTAATGTATTGTTCACACGCTTTATCGACGCGTTGAGGCTGAGGGATTTACCGCTCCCCGCACTCCTTATCTAAACCTTTCGAGCGTGCATGACGGACTCCGCTCCATTCCATGGGTGGACGTCAAAGCACTCTCGCCCGCACATAAACCGGATTCGATTTCCGAATGAAACTCGATCCACCGCTGCCCGAAAATATAGACCTAGTTGATCGCGTCCTCGTGAACCAATTAAAAAATTTCTATTGACCGTTCAAACAGCAAAGCGTATGCATTACAACAAGAG encodes:
- a CDS encoding Hsp20/alpha crystallin family protein → MPRALFLQWKQYVEQTRSQESRESIWSPNPPWAPNADVFEGPEGLVVRVEIAGVPPDSIELVVDDRALLVRGVRRELHAGQPTTGYRYRQMEIDFGPFERVIPLPFPVDGDRSRATMQQGMLTVTLPRAAARTAYAKIRLGTEP